One genomic region from Amycolatopsis sp. FBCC-B4732 encodes:
- a CDS encoding MFS transporter has product MSQQTLHRAPVPAPAHRSGLVLAIILTCQLMLILDATVMNVALPRIQADLGFSPTGLSWVMTAYSLVFGGLLLLGGRAGDLFGRRRMFVAGTALFTLASLAGGLADSAALLIAARVLQGVGAAMAGPSTLALVTTTFTEAKARVRALALFSAMSSGGFAIGLIVGGLLTEWISWRAALFINVPFGLAIVLLAPRFVPEPPRRRAHLDLPGAITGTFGVGALVFAFTHAASDGWGSPVTLGSLAGGLALLTAFVVIEARTALPLVPLRLFADRNRSAAYVNFFLGPMAMMSMFFFLTQFMQDIRHYAALATGFAFLPMAALIFTMSRLVPRLLPRYGPKPLAITGSLMMVAGVGWLATLTTSSAYFPALLGPLLLMGLGAGLAFAPLNVIVMATVPSEDAGAAGGVLQTMQQVGSTLGLAVLITVFGSVTRSAGSAGSAGSAGAQLTVDGMTAAFGTAAVFAACTFLVALTFRRQAAATASARP; this is encoded by the coding sequence TTGTCGCAGCAAACGCTCCACCGCGCGCCCGTCCCGGCGCCGGCCCACCGCAGCGGGCTGGTCCTCGCGATCATCCTGACCTGCCAGCTCATGCTCATCCTCGACGCGACCGTGATGAACGTCGCACTCCCGCGCATCCAGGCCGACCTGGGGTTTTCCCCCACCGGCCTGTCCTGGGTGATGACCGCCTACAGCCTCGTCTTCGGCGGCCTGCTGCTGCTCGGCGGCCGGGCGGGCGACCTGTTCGGGCGGCGCCGGATGTTCGTCGCGGGCACCGCGCTGTTCACCCTCGCCTCGCTGGCCGGCGGCCTCGCCGACTCGGCCGCGCTGCTCATCGCCGCCCGCGTCCTGCAGGGCGTCGGCGCCGCCATGGCCGGGCCGAGCACCCTGGCCCTGGTCACCACGACGTTCACCGAGGCCAAGGCCCGCGTCCGGGCGCTCGCGCTGTTCTCCGCGATGTCCAGCGGCGGCTTCGCGATCGGCCTGATCGTCGGCGGCCTGCTCACCGAGTGGATCTCGTGGCGCGCCGCGCTGTTCATCAACGTCCCGTTCGGGCTGGCGATCGTGCTCCTCGCCCCGAGGTTCGTCCCCGAGCCGCCCCGCCGGCGGGCCCACCTGGACCTGCCCGGCGCGATCACCGGCACCTTCGGCGTCGGCGCGCTCGTGTTCGCCTTCACCCACGCCGCGTCCGACGGCTGGGGCAGCCCGGTGACGCTCGGCTCGCTCGCCGGCGGCCTGGCGCTGCTGACGGCGTTCGTCGTGATCGAAGCCCGGACCGCGTTGCCGCTGGTCCCGCTGCGCCTGTTCGCCGACCGCAACCGCAGCGCGGCCTACGTCAACTTCTTCCTCGGCCCGATGGCGATGATGTCGATGTTCTTCTTCCTGACGCAGTTCATGCAGGACATCCGGCACTACGCCGCGCTGGCCACCGGGTTCGCGTTCCTGCCGATGGCGGCGCTGATCTTCACCATGAGCCGGCTCGTGCCGCGGCTGCTCCCCCGCTACGGGCCGAAGCCGCTCGCGATCACCGGTTCGCTGATGATGGTCGCGGGCGTCGGCTGGCTCGCCACGCTCACCACGAGCAGCGCGTACTTCCCCGCGTTGCTGGGTCCGCTGCTGCTCATGGGGCTCGGCGCCGGGCTGGCGTTCGCGCCGCTCAACGTGATCGTGATGGCCACGGTGCCCAGCGAGGACGCGGGCGCGGCGGGCGGCGTGCTGCAGACGATGCAGCAGGTCGGCAGCACGCTCGGCCTGGCCGTGCTGATCACCGTGTTCGGCTCGGTCACCCGCTCGGCGGGCTCGGCGGGCTCGGCGGGCTCGGCGGGCGCCCAGCTGACGGTCGACGGGATGACCGCCGCGTTCGGGACGGCCGCGGTGTTCGCGGCCTGCACGTTCCTGGTGGCGCTGACGTTCCGCCGCCAGGCCGCGGCTACAGCTTCTGCCCGGCCTTGA
- a CDS encoding DUF3817 domain-containing protein: MTTSTEGARTAVPLAGPLVRFRTAAYVTGVGLLGLCFVMVLRYGFDNPTPSAVYSPIHGVLYMIYLVLTIDLAIKARWSIKGTVLVLLAGCVPFVSFLVERRVTHKVKAGQKL; the protein is encoded by the coding sequence ATGACCACCAGCACCGAAGGCGCCCGGACAGCGGTGCCGCTCGCCGGCCCCCTGGTCCGGTTCCGGACCGCCGCCTACGTCACCGGCGTCGGGCTGCTCGGCCTCTGCTTCGTGATGGTGCTGCGCTACGGCTTCGACAACCCGACGCCGTCTGCGGTGTACTCGCCCATCCACGGCGTCCTCTACATGATCTACCTGGTGCTGACCATCGACCTGGCGATCAAGGCCCGCTGGTCGATCAAGGGCACCGTGCTGGTGCTGCTGGCCGGTTGCGTCCCGTTCGTCTCGTTCCTCGTCGAGCGCCGGGTGACGCACAAGGTCAAGGCCGGGCAGAAGCTGTAG
- a CDS encoding lytic transglycosylase domain-containing protein gives MRTSTGNTEDDPIDASVEEAAPAAPAPRSSGVAVLTRLIVVLAVLAVAGGGIWLVTRASTPEASPLTTEIPALQVKAADVRPGSVAPAGGAVAGGAEQQTSPQQARSTGPATLSQWASQVAAVTGVPARALSAYGNAELAMRADQPKCKISWATLAGIGRIESNHGQYAGAVLGADGRPSKPIIGVPLDGSSGVQAIGDTDGGRYDGDAGVDRAVGPMQFIPSTWRKWASDGNGDGLGDPQQIDDAALAAARYLCAGGRDMASPSGWWAGILSYNNSTEYAQKVFGLADGYAKGAQSVRKQG, from the coding sequence GTGCGCACCAGTACCGGAAACACCGAGGACGACCCGATCGACGCGAGCGTCGAGGAAGCCGCCCCCGCCGCACCGGCACCGCGCTCGTCCGGTGTGGCCGTGCTCACCCGGCTGATCGTGGTCCTCGCCGTGCTGGCCGTGGCCGGCGGCGGGATCTGGCTCGTCACCCGCGCTTCGACGCCCGAGGCGAGCCCCCTCACCACCGAAATCCCCGCGTTGCAGGTCAAGGCGGCCGACGTCCGCCCGGGGTCGGTCGCCCCGGCCGGTGGCGCCGTCGCGGGCGGGGCCGAGCAGCAGACTTCTCCGCAGCAGGCCCGCAGTACCGGCCCGGCCACGCTGTCGCAGTGGGCGAGCCAGGTCGCGGCCGTGACCGGCGTCCCGGCGCGGGCGCTGTCCGCGTACGGCAACGCCGAGCTGGCGATGCGCGCGGACCAGCCGAAGTGCAAGATCTCGTGGGCGACGCTGGCCGGCATCGGCCGCATCGAGTCGAACCACGGCCAGTACGCGGGCGCGGTCCTCGGCGCGGACGGCCGCCCGTCCAAGCCGATCATCGGCGTCCCGCTCGACGGCTCTTCGGGCGTCCAGGCGATCGGCGACACCGACGGCGGCCGCTACGACGGCGACGCCGGGGTGGACCGCGCGGTCGGCCCGATGCAGTTCATCCCGAGCACCTGGCGCAAGTGGGCCTCCGACGGCAACGGCGACGGCCTCGGCGACCCCCAGCAGATCGACGACGCGGCCCTGGCGGCGGCCCGCTACCTGTGCGCGGGCGGCCGCGACATGGCGAGCCCGAGCGGCTGGTGGGCCGGGATCCTGTCGTACAACAACTCGACGGAGTACGCGCAGAAGGTATTCGGCCTCGCGGACGGCTACGCGAAGGGCGCCCAGTCGGTTCGCAAGCAGGGCTGA
- a CDS encoding helix-turn-helix transcriptional regulator codes for MTGDPGVDALIRQWAAEREQTPEEQEVDRIANAWLADAPPQAPGIPGQRARTGQSRFVPVESADPGYLAAMRSRLPDVPEELLTAAAGWWQMVGGVAEAEEWWDAGISPLDQRALDYRAAGLAPSDLSRRLGPMTVLQHLRRGSAPAWCVARLARQQKSA; via the coding sequence ATGACCGGAGATCCCGGAGTGGACGCGCTGATCCGGCAATGGGCCGCCGAGCGCGAGCAGACCCCCGAAGAGCAGGAGGTCGACCGCATCGCGAACGCGTGGCTGGCCGACGCGCCGCCGCAAGCTCCGGGCATCCCCGGCCAGCGCGCCCGGACCGGGCAGTCCCGGTTCGTCCCCGTCGAGTCGGCCGACCCCGGCTACCTCGCCGCGATGCGCAGCCGGCTGCCGGACGTGCCGGAAGAGCTCCTCACCGCCGCCGCGGGCTGGTGGCAGATGGTCGGCGGCGTCGCCGAGGCCGAAGAGTGGTGGGACGCCGGCATCAGCCCGCTCGACCAGCGGGCCCTCGACTACCGGGCGGCCGGTCTCGCGCCGTCCGATCTGAGCCGCCGGCTCGGGCCGATGACCGTCCTGCAGCACCTCCGTCGCGGCAGCGCCCCGGCCTGGTGCGTCGCGCGTCTCGCGCGGCAGCAGAAGTCCGCCTGA
- a CDS encoding crotonase/enoyl-CoA hydratase family protein gives MPRNVLVEHDGPVTTITIDRPAARNAVDGPTAAELADAFRAFDADPAAAVAVLTGAGGAFCAGADLKAIGTDRVNRTHPDGDGPMGPTRLALGKPVLAAVHGPAVAGGLELALWCDLRVADATAVFGVYCRRWGVPLIDGGTVRLPRLIGQSRAMDLILTGRAVEADEAFSIGLANRLVPAGEAVTAAQELARQLAAFPQACLRGDRLSALAQWGSSEEDALTAEFAAAMGTGVLAAEAVEGAARFAGGEGRHGSFG, from the coding sequence ATGCCCCGGAACGTGCTGGTCGAGCACGACGGACCCGTCACCACGATCACGATCGACCGGCCCGCCGCGCGCAACGCCGTCGACGGGCCCACCGCGGCCGAGCTGGCCGACGCCTTCCGCGCGTTCGACGCCGACCCGGCCGCCGCCGTCGCGGTGCTGACCGGCGCCGGCGGCGCGTTCTGCGCGGGTGCCGACCTCAAGGCGATCGGCACCGACCGGGTGAACCGAACCCACCCGGACGGGGACGGCCCGATGGGCCCGACCCGGCTGGCGCTCGGCAAGCCGGTGCTCGCGGCGGTGCACGGGCCGGCCGTCGCGGGCGGGCTGGAACTGGCGCTGTGGTGCGACCTGCGGGTCGCGGACGCGACGGCGGTGTTCGGCGTCTACTGCCGCCGCTGGGGCGTCCCGCTGATCGACGGCGGCACGGTGCGCCTGCCGCGGCTGATCGGCCAGTCACGGGCGATGGACCTGATCCTGACCGGACGGGCGGTCGAAGCGGACGAGGCGTTCTCGATCGGCTTGGCCAACCGCTTGGTGCCGGCGGGCGAGGCGGTCACGGCGGCGCAGGAGCTGGCCCGGCAGCTGGCGGCGTTCCCGCAGGCGTGCCTGCGCGGCGACCGGCTGTCGGCGCTGGCGCAGTGGGGAAGCTCCGAAGAGGACGCGCTGACGGCGGAGTTCGCGGCGGCGATGGGAACGGGCGTACTGGCGGCGGAGGCGGTGGAGGGCGCGGCGCGGTTCGCGGGCGGCGAAGGACGGCACGGCAGCTTCGGCTGA
- a CDS encoding GNAT family N-acetyltransferase — protein sequence MDGDVSRVVLRPVAEADLELLDRLTNDPVAAGEHQWFGWHDPGYLRRRWHESGMLTADSGMLVPALGGRVLGVVSWHRTRTGPAAYCWNVGLVLAPEARGHGYGTEAQRLLAEYLFAHTQLNRVEATTEVGNRAEQRSLEKAGFTREGVLRGYDFRNGEWRDHVIYSVVRSDLSRN from the coding sequence ATGGACGGCGATGTCTCCAGAGTCGTGCTCCGGCCGGTGGCCGAGGCCGATCTCGAGTTGCTCGATCGGCTGACCAACGATCCCGTCGCCGCGGGTGAGCACCAGTGGTTCGGGTGGCACGATCCCGGTTACCTGCGCCGCCGGTGGCACGAGAGCGGGATGCTCACCGCCGACAGCGGCATGCTCGTGCCCGCTCTCGGTGGCCGTGTGCTCGGCGTCGTCTCGTGGCACCGGACCCGGACCGGGCCGGCGGCCTACTGCTGGAACGTCGGCCTCGTGCTGGCCCCGGAAGCGCGGGGCCACGGCTACGGCACCGAGGCGCAGCGGCTGCTCGCCGAATACCTCTTCGCGCACACGCAGCTGAACCGCGTCGAAGCGACGACCGAGGTCGGCAACCGCGCCGAACAGCGCTCGCTCGAGAAAGCCGGCTTCACCCGCGAAGGCGTCCTTCGCGGGTACGACTTCCGGAACGGCGAGTGGCGCGACCACGTCATCTACTCGGTCGTGCGCTCCGACCTCTCGCGGAACTAG
- a CDS encoding CaiB/BaiF CoA-transferase family protein yields the protein MKAGPLSGLKVVELAGLAPGPFATMILSDLGADVVRVDRAKPGEDVLGIPTDPLARGRRSVGINTKTPEGVELVLKLCDTADVLIEPFRPGVAERIGLGPEAVHARNPRLVYGRMTGWGQDGPLATAAGHDINYIGISGALEPIGRAGERPVPPLNLVGDFGGGGLLLAMGILAALYERTTSGRGQVVDASMVDGAALLTTSLHGMAAAGLWGGGRGDNMLDGGAPFYDTYETADGKYVAVGAIEMRFWGDLVKVLELDPESLPLHVDKTQWPKLREILATAIGKYTRDDLVARAEGTDACLTPVLAPGEAASHPHNAARGTFVDIGGMVQPAPAPRFDRTPPETPEAPRVKGSDTEAVLAELGVTDLDALRAAGAIA from the coding sequence ATGAAAGCAGGTCCGCTCAGCGGCCTGAAGGTGGTGGAGCTCGCGGGTCTCGCGCCCGGGCCCTTCGCCACGATGATCCTGTCCGACCTCGGCGCCGACGTCGTCCGCGTCGACCGCGCGAAGCCGGGGGAGGACGTGCTCGGCATCCCGACCGACCCGCTCGCCCGCGGCCGCCGGTCGGTCGGCATCAACACCAAGACGCCCGAAGGCGTCGAGCTGGTGCTGAAGCTGTGCGACACCGCCGACGTCCTCATCGAGCCCTTCCGCCCCGGCGTCGCCGAGCGGATCGGGCTCGGCCCGGAGGCGGTGCACGCGCGCAACCCGCGGCTCGTCTACGGCCGGATGACCGGATGGGGCCAGGACGGGCCGCTGGCCACGGCGGCCGGGCACGACATCAACTACATCGGCATCTCCGGCGCGCTCGAACCGATCGGGCGCGCGGGTGAACGGCCGGTGCCGCCGCTCAACCTCGTCGGCGACTTCGGCGGCGGTGGCCTGCTGCTGGCGATGGGCATCCTCGCGGCGCTGTACGAGCGGACCACGTCCGGGCGCGGCCAGGTCGTCGACGCGTCGATGGTCGACGGCGCCGCGCTGCTCACCACGAGCCTGCACGGCATGGCCGCGGCCGGCCTGTGGGGCGGCGGCCGCGGCGACAACATGCTCGACGGCGGTGCCCCGTTCTACGACACCTACGAGACCGCGGACGGCAAGTACGTCGCCGTCGGCGCGATCGAGATGCGGTTCTGGGGCGACCTGGTCAAGGTCCTGGAGCTGGACCCGGAGTCGCTGCCGCTGCACGTGGACAAGACGCAGTGGCCCAAGCTGCGCGAGATCCTCGCGACGGCGATCGGCAAGTACACGCGCGACGACCTCGTCGCGCGCGCCGAGGGCACCGACGCGTGCCTGACGCCGGTCCTGGCGCCGGGAGAAGCCGCGTCGCACCCGCACAACGCGGCGCGCGGCACGTTCGTCGACATCGGCGGCATGGTCCAGCCGGCCCCGGCACCGCGGTTCGACCGGACCCCGCCGGAGACGCCGGAAGCCCCGCGCGTCAAGGGATCCGACACCGAAGCCGTGCTGGCGGAGCTGGGCGTCACGGACCTCGACGCCCTGCGCGCGGCGGGCGCGATCGCCTAG
- a CDS encoding acyl-CoA dehydrogenase family protein, producing the protein MPLQLPKSSWSTTELEDLRELSRSFMQKELVPHQERWAAEKKVDRELWNKAGEVGLLCLSIPEEYGGGGGTFAHEAVLYEEQARSGDSAWGVTVHNGIVAHYLSAYASEEKKREWLPKMASGELVGAIAMTEPGTGSDLQGIKTRAVRDGDHYVINGAKTFITNGFHADLVVVAVKTDPDAGAQGVSLVVVETDTPGFRRGRVLDKVGLKGQDTAELFFDDVRVPAANLLGDAEGQGFFQLMLQLPQERLIIAVTAVAGLEAAVDLTLEYTKERTAFGRPIFNFQNTKFTLAEAATEAAVSRAFLDQCIERHLKGELDVQGAAMAKLWTTERVNKVIDDCVQLFGGYGYMTEYPIARAWADVRISRIFGGTSEIMKEIISRTL; encoded by the coding sequence GTGCCGCTGCAACTGCCGAAGAGCTCCTGGAGCACGACCGAGCTCGAAGACCTCCGCGAACTGTCGCGGTCGTTCATGCAGAAGGAGCTCGTGCCGCACCAGGAGCGCTGGGCGGCCGAGAAGAAGGTCGACCGCGAGCTGTGGAACAAGGCCGGCGAGGTCGGGCTGCTCTGCCTGTCGATCCCCGAGGAGTACGGCGGGGGCGGCGGCACCTTCGCGCACGAGGCCGTCCTCTACGAGGAGCAGGCCCGCTCGGGTGACAGCGCGTGGGGCGTGACCGTCCACAACGGAATCGTCGCGCACTACCTGAGCGCGTACGCCTCCGAAGAGAAGAAGCGCGAGTGGCTGCCGAAGATGGCCAGCGGCGAGCTGGTCGGCGCGATCGCGATGACCGAACCGGGCACCGGCTCCGACCTGCAGGGCATCAAGACCCGCGCGGTCCGCGACGGCGACCACTACGTCATCAACGGCGCCAAGACGTTCATCACCAACGGTTTCCACGCCGACCTCGTCGTCGTCGCGGTGAAGACCGACCCGGATGCGGGCGCCCAAGGCGTCTCGCTGGTCGTGGTCGAGACCGACACCCCCGGCTTCCGCCGCGGCCGCGTCCTCGACAAGGTCGGGCTCAAGGGCCAGGACACCGCCGAGCTGTTCTTCGACGACGTCCGCGTGCCCGCCGCCAACCTGCTCGGCGACGCCGAAGGCCAGGGTTTCTTCCAGCTGATGCTGCAGCTGCCCCAGGAACGGCTGATCATCGCCGTCACCGCGGTGGCCGGGCTGGAGGCCGCGGTCGACCTCACGCTCGAGTACACCAAGGAGCGCACGGCTTTCGGCCGGCCGATCTTCAACTTCCAGAACACGAAGTTCACCCTCGCCGAGGCGGCCACGGAAGCCGCCGTCTCGCGCGCGTTCCTCGACCAGTGCATCGAACGGCACCTCAAGGGCGAGCTCGACGTCCAGGGCGCGGCGATGGCGAAGCTGTGGACCACCGAGCGGGTCAACAAGGTCATCGACGACTGCGTGCAGCTCTTCGGCGGCTACGGCTACATGACCGAATACCCGATCGCGCGTGCCTGGGCCGACGTCCGCATCTCGCGGATCTTCGGCGGCACCAGCGAGATCATGAAGGAAATCATCTCCCGCACGCTCTGA
- a CDS encoding TetR/AcrR family transcriptional regulator — protein MTSTAHRTQAQRREQTRTALLDATIDCLVDVGYARTSVQEICARAGVSKGAVQHHFTAKAELMAAAVEHLTTKLRRRLAASLDELPSGGTGVAAAIDLLWTGYSGTLSTAVTELWVAARTDPELRAAIRPVDRALGRATLEHVTQVAGELPPERAEMLFWLTVNLTRGLALDAELGGDPDRRRQLLEEWKRIAVLLYQDAATAPS, from the coding sequence GTGACCTCGACGGCGCACCGGACCCAGGCGCAGCGACGCGAGCAGACCCGCACGGCGCTGCTCGACGCCACCATCGACTGCCTGGTCGACGTCGGCTACGCCCGCACGTCGGTGCAGGAGATCTGCGCCCGCGCGGGGGTGTCGAAGGGCGCGGTGCAGCACCACTTCACCGCGAAGGCCGAGCTGATGGCGGCCGCGGTCGAGCACCTCACGACGAAGCTGCGCCGCCGGCTCGCGGCCTCGCTGGACGAGCTGCCCAGCGGCGGGACCGGGGTCGCCGCGGCGATCGACCTGCTGTGGACCGGCTACTCGGGCACGCTCTCGACCGCCGTCACCGAGCTGTGGGTCGCCGCCCGCACCGATCCCGAGCTGCGCGCGGCCATCCGCCCGGTCGACCGCGCGCTCGGGCGCGCCACGCTGGAGCACGTCACGCAGGTCGCCGGCGAACTCCCGCCCGAGCGCGCCGAAATGCTGTTCTGGCTCACCGTGAACCTCACCCGCGGGCTGGCACTGGACGCCGAGCTCGGCGGCGACCCGGACCGGCGCCGGCAGCTGCTCGAGGAGTGGAAGCGCATCGCCGTCCTGCTCTACCAGGACGCCGCCACTGCTCCGAGCTGA